tagtgaaataagctgtacaaacagcagtgtagtaACTAGCTAGGTATACGTATGCACTTTTAAACGGTTTTTcaaaagcaaatgtgtaataaaGAGTCCACAGAAATGGACTTATATTACATAGCTTGCATGGTGACAGTCAGATGTTGTGCCCTGGTAGCTATGCCCTTGACCACAGATCAGTAACCAGTAATGCCTAGTACAGTAACACCCAGTACTTCCATAGGTGGTTTGTTCAGACTGGGAACAGGCAATGATACTATTGTTAATGCTAGACCCTACTCCTGACATGAAGCTATAGCTGTCCCATCACGTTTCACTCACAATCAAATTACACTTTCCTCAATTACCAGGCTGCTTTTACAGTGATGATGCAAATGACTGGTGATGACAGGAAAGTTGAGGAAATGCTGATAAGAAGTGATTCAAGTCATAGTGCATTCTCACTGGGTACACCTATCAGAAGTCatgtagtgtgtttgttttgTGAAATGACAacatgtagtagtagtagtagtagtagtagtagtagtagtagtagtagtagtagtagtagtagtacaacTGCTCAACAAGACTGGATTAATGTTATAACGTTGCATGGTTACCTAGTAATGACACCTTGCACTCAACAAGCTTTCTTTACAGTTCAGTTAAATGGTAATGATGAATTCTGGCAAAACATGTAATTTGCTACTAACATCAAAGTATGATCCATTTCTataaccacatcaaaagaatgaatTGTGGAGCAGAGTAGAGTGGTACTACACTGTTCTTTAGGTAATAGTACCCTGAATGCTATGAATAATATCATACTAATTTGTTTACTCTTCATAAAGCTACTACAGTATCTGGAATAATGTAGAGGTGTGGTTTCCTCTCAAGCTGACAGTTACATCCCTACATGACTGACTGACATGTTTGATATATGAACATCACTTAACATATCTAAATACCATCCACTTATTTCTCCTTTAACTGGTTTAACAATTGTGATGTGTATGGTTGATGGTTGTAGTAACATCAATGACATCTGTATGCCTGTTTAGTGTGTGATCTGTGTCCCTTAGTAATTCTACCCACACAATGGGCTAGTATACACAAATTGACAACAAAgtagataattattatacttgGAGCTTCCGTGTCATATTGGCACACCGCCAACAAGACACACTGGTATGGCTTATGAATTTGTACCAGGAAAGACAACATTGCACAAGAATAGTGGACCAACACATCAGAGTTCAAAATACTACTGTACTAGCAAGAGCTGTCTTGGTACTCAATATTTACAAATTTAACTAGGTATTATTGTAAGTGCTAGTAGTAGCTATCTACAATGACCATTCACATAGCATCAACAAAAATTCCATACACTTGCACCCAATTATCTAACAACTTCCTCATTCATACAGCACAATCACACCGAGAATGTATCCATCAAATATCAGACACTCCACATGAAAATGCAAGCAAACTTCCTATTTGTAATCTGATTAGGAAACCTACTggcactattattaactcttgctactgGTGTTCTTATAAGACATCTGTTTAGCTTCACAGTACGTACCTTCATTTTAACTTCCCATGACAACCACACCAAAATCAGATGCAGCAAAAACAGTCATACATTTAATTTAAAACCACCAAAGTTATCCCATAATGATAGAAGCATGAATCACCACAGAATGGATCTTCCATAATGTTATATAAGTCTCAGTCACTAATCTGCTTTTGACATATAATAGAGTGAGCTGTACACGTCTCTATTGATGGAGGTGGTGGACAGGAAAAAGTGAATTGTGATGACGAAGAAACTATTTAGGCAAAGCACAAGACCCAACAGACAGCTTTCCAGAACCTTCTAACTGGTATACAAAGTTACCTCCATAAATGCAGCTTCTTTCTTGATAATCATGACCAACAAGTGACAGAAAAGCCTAACTGTATGATTCCAGTCTGGTCAAGACAGTATTAAATAAGAGTACAACTGTTTTGAGCTGACACTACCTGACTGACACATCCTattgtgatgtgtttgtagacTTCAGTTAGTTACTTAACTACATTACTTAACTGTGATCATTTTAATATAATCATTTGTTTGGATTCCAAGCATGTGCTTTATGGAAGTTTTGTGTAGCTTTAATCCTTCAAATGCCACATGCACAATATATGTTGTGAATGCGGACATTAAAATTTTGTTGTGAATGTAGAAAAAGTTGCAGGTGAGGTAGTGACTTCATCTTACAGGCTAGATCGAGGAGTCACACAGGTCATGTGACAGCATACCAATATTATGTATAAATATTCCACGTTGACAATAACTGTCAAGTTGTGTACTAACACCATCTTCTTTAAATCCAACAATGTAGATCATATACAAACACCTCTATACACTGGCATACAATGAGAAATCAATAGGGATACATCATATTGATTATATCATTTACACACAAACAGAAATTTAAACAAGAAAAttatttgtaatacttcaagtCTTCTCAATAGGTGCAGAATTACAACTCTCTTATATGAGCGATGTCATGAGAAAATGAGCAGAGATAGATAGTACTGTTGAACTATGTGAATTTTAAATGAATGTGCAACACATACATATCCACAGTGGAATGATTTGTTGAATCTCAACAGTAAAGTCTGCTATAAGCGTCATTATGTAACCACCTACTAAAAGAAAACATGTAAATGTATATTTTAAGTCTTTAACAAAGGAAGACAGTTGAGATCATAAATTACAAACATGCCTTGTAAAGACATAATATTTCTAGTCAGTTAGTACAAATACACATTACTAAGTGTTATGATTCATATCATCATTAACAACAACATGAAGACTACAGCTACTATCATAGTCATCCTTTTAGGATGTGTCAGTCAGATGGTGTTGGGTCAGGAAAAAGTCTGCTCCAGTTTCTGTACTAGTCTGGGAATGATTGAATCTAATCCTGGAAAGTCTTGTAATGACATCTACCAAATCAACAAGGCCAGTAGAGGAGTGTCAGATGACTACTGGATTCAAACTGCTACTGGTACACATCAAGTCTACTGTGACATGGAACTGGAGTGTGGTGGACACAAGGGAGGTTGGATGAGGATAGCTGATCTTGATACCAGCAGGGGAGATGACTGTCCCACAGGATGGATGAAAGTAACTACTCCAACAAATGTAGATGTGTGCAGAAGTACTAACAATAACCCAGGTTGCTATCAAGCAACATATTCCACTAATGGATTAAGCTATAACAAAGTTTGTGGCATGGCTAGAGGTTACCAGAAAGGTCTCCCAGATGCTTTTGAAGCATTTACACTGCAACGAAGACGTACACCAATTAATGAAGCATATGTAGATGGGTTGTCTTTGACCATCAGTGGCAGTCCTCGTAAACACATATGGAGTTATGGCGTAGGTGCTAGTGGTGATAATGCAATCAATGCTGCCTGCCCATGTGGGTTCATACGTGCTACTGATGGCCGAGAGCTGGTCGGACCAGAGCCACAAGAGTTTGTAAGAGGTTACTACTACTGTGAATCTGGAGGTGACAATGCACAGACTGCTGACTATCTTACAAGTGATCCTTTATGGGATGGTGAACAGTGCACAGGAGATAGCCAGTGTTGTCATGATCCAGGAATGCCATGGTTCACCAGACAATTCCCTTCATCAGTGACTGGGGATATAGAAGCAAGAATATGCCGAGACCAAACATTTAATGATGAAGGAATTTTAATTGATCAACTTCAACTATTTGTGCAATAATTTTCTTCATCTACTGTCAAATTCTtgtaatatatatacacattaattttttgcataaagtaacacacAACATGATCTGTGTATCGCTAAATTGTTTTACATTATGCAAGTgtattttcctactgttaataGTTGGTTGACTTTTTAAACTGTCAAATAATCCATTTTTTCGGATATTAGTTACCTCAAAGTAGTACTTGATGTTGAACATCTAGAGCACAGCATTCATTTAAAATTCCTGTTGATCTAGGATGACCATGTGATGGCATGCATGAACCAGATATGGAAAAAATTAACTGTTTACATATAGTACAAATGATGCATGAACATGTTTTTGACAAAACAGTCTACACACTCATGTTGTCATACACATGAGAATATCATATTATTTTATTGTCCGTACTGATGAGAATGCCATCAAGCACAACTTGTAACctaattagaaaatggtatttAGCTCAATTGTCATCCCATGGCAGAAGCATACTCACTAAACACTCCACACACTATATTTTGCTATACACATTCCATGATGGATGTGTAGGTGGACTGCTACTAGAAGTGATTTTACTTCATAGAACATGGTAGAACATGGAGGTAGCACATCATTATCATCtaatagctactatatacaCTGTCAACTCCATCCTTTTTATAAAACAAGTACAGGGAGCCTTAGTTGTactgatgtgtgcatgtgtatagcaAAGTACAGGGAAGGCTTTCTTTTTGTCTGGATTTCTTAAAACAGTCGTGGATTTCAAATGAAGGATATGATTGGTGATACCAAGAAAATTGAGGAAATGATGGACAAGAAGTGATGCAGGTTATAGTACACAAATGAATGGCTGACGCAATGTAccataaataaaattattgtagataataaaaataatatagcAATATTACTAGTAAATATGTATATTGTTGAATGCATCTAAACTGAAGTGTTTGACAGCCAAACAATCACAACAACAATAATTCCTAAAATCACGAGTAGTGGTGATGCTGATTTAGCAAAGAAATAACATCATCTAAAAATTGCTGCTTGGAAGTCAAGATGCTGCTGCAACTTTTTAATGAACTATTATAACTTTCCACTACTTCCCGGAACATGTGTGTAGCAGATGCTAGCCAAACCTAGAAGAAAAAACTCACCATAAAAACTGAAATGCTTTATGAAATTTCTCTCACCTGATCTCTAGCCTTTCCGCTAGCATCTTTATCATTTATAGATAACTGTGAGAACGATTCAACAAATTCAGCAGTGTCTGCAATATTAGGAAATAAAGGATGCCTAGTGATTAACTCGGACATGAGGAATTTCAGTTGACCAGCAAAGTTTAATAGAAGTTGGTTGGTCTCAGCTGGTAACACCTTTGGCTTGAACACTCTTTTCTTCTTTGCAGCAGCTGCAGACGTTGTGTTCATAGGACATGCCATCTCAGCACATACTGCACATAGTAACGTGATAAACCCTGAAACCTGCAACAACAGTAAATGTGCTTTTTAACTACACAATTTACTGAATTAGTGCTAATAGTTCCATACATTTTCAAAAAAAAGTTTAAGGGCCGGATAAACCATTAGCAACAATTACAAACAGCTAAGATGTATGTACAGCTTTTCTGCACTAAGTCTCATACCTACCACTCAGACACAGCACAGGTACACACATTGAGACACATTAGCAGTTTTCTAGTGTAAAATAGTGACAGTCTTCTATGCTAATACTTGATTTTAGGATTTCAGCACATTTTCTACATGATCGTATGATTACTACATGGGTAGCTTACCTGTACAAACATTACATAAGGTTCAAATTGTATTGAAGTTTTTCTTAAAATGTCAAATGGATGCAGTGGTGTCTCTGGTGTATCTAAATCAACAACAACAATCAACATCAATTATACACTACATATACAAAATACCATCTTCGTTAGCATCTTCTGAACAAATTGCTGGCTTAGCATCACCTGCTGGTGCCATCTCCTTCTGTATCACATCTTGAAACTGTTTCCGGACATCATCAGGTATCCCTGGAATCTTCTTGCTACACTCTAATCACAGCAGATAACAGTTACAACTATCCAAACTAGCTGGCTAGCAACAACTATGTGGAATGTGACCATGCATGAATGGTTCTATTGACAGTTACACAAACACACTAAATGTCTAGCCCCATTATGGTGCTTCAACATGGGAGAGAGCAATGCTGTGACTTACAAGCTAAAACGCATACTTGTGTAAAAGTCACTACATACATATCACATTTCAAAAACAGACTCTTGCTGATCTAATAAACACATTCTAAAGGATCACCTGTTAATTGTGTCATGACTGTTTCAAGTAGCTTCTTCACTTCAGCAAACTTGCCTTCATCAactacacaataataattatatttatacaTCAATTGAATTAagccatgcatgtgtatatgtaagtacgtgtgtgcatatatatgtatgcatgcatgtacatgtatgtatgtatgtgtgtacgtgtgtatatgtatgtgtgtatgtgtgtatatgtatgtatgtatgtgtgtatgtatgtacgtgtgtatgtatgtacgtgtgtatgtgtgtatgtatgtacgtatgcatgtacgtatgcatgtatgtatgtatgtatgtatgtatgtatgtatgtatgtatgtatgtatgtatgtatgtatgtatgtatgtatgtatgtatgtatgtatgtatgtatgtatgtatgtatgtatgtatgtatgtatgtatgtatgtatgtatgtatgtatgcatgtatgcatgtatgtctaTGGAGTACACTTGGGTTACGTATCACTTTGCTGCTGATATTTACATTATTCGTATAATTACTTTGCTATGCGTTCAGCAGCAATATTATACATACTCTATTTGTTTGAAATATCCATTTACTATACCACAACTTCAATTATAGCTTAGTAAGGTTCACCAACAACCAATTACAGTTACCATATGTACACAAACCTGTAGCTGATTGTGTCAGTTCTTGGAAGAGACTTATTAACTTGAAGGTATTTGCTAATGTTTGTCCATAATGATTCTTCACAAACAAGTTCAGTAGTGGAGTAGGAGGTTGTGATACAGGCACCTATAAAAACCATACACAGCAaaaacaatgtgtaactatctatGGTGTATCATGTAAGGCAAGTATGCAATGTAGTACAGTGGGATAATAGTTGAGATCAGACTGACAGACGCACATGCAGAGCTACTAAAAATGAGGCATTTTCCATTAATCCCAGGATACAAATAATATGGTACAACGTATAGAATCTGGTTTTTATTTGACCATATATGCAATCTCTAATACCGGCACTAGGAATTcaaatttgagtagggatcatagaaataaaggtgataaaacaagggaggtcgtcaATATTGTAGTTGCTCTATTACACACTTCAGTCATATagtatacccatgactgaagtaggaattatatgtccactagtatagctgtaggtgacttcccttgtttcatcacttttatatgatccctactcaactTAAATTCCTAAATTAATAGTTTTCTTTGTTAGCTCTTTTTTTTGAAACATAATTTACTCACGCATACCGtaacaaaagaaagaatggcaccaacTACATcatgaaattaattttggtgccctgactatcaattattgGAAGATGAAGTGACCATTCTGATCTGTTTTCAGGTTCAGCATATTACATAGCATCAAAGTGCCTCTGCTAACTGCCCATTATAAGTGTGACAGTCAACACACAAAACCACAGACATGCTACCTGCAAATAGAGGTGTAGCTACACCCAGGCCTGCACAGACACAGGCCCGGACTATCACTACTGGTGCCTGGGAAGCGAACCTGGTAAAGGCGGTGCTCACCACCGATATAATGCAATACTTGCACTGAAACAGTTGTTAATCATCAAAGATTGCCTATATTCGAGCTTATCAAGAATTTAGTAAACTTCTATATAACGCTCAGCACCAATGATTGCATTTTGAGAAACTGTCAAATAAACAACTGTACTGGGTAATACAGTAATTGCTTTATTAATGATAGACCGATAAAAATGGACAAAAGTCATTTCCTGCTGTTGTTTGGAAGGCAAGGCATTTTGAACAGAGAATAAGTTGCTAGTCTTGTGCCCACCACACTGAAGACAAGATTAAGGAGAATCATTGTTTTATTTAAGCTCTTTCAACATCGGATATGAAGTACACATAAGAGCTGTATGCAAGTACAGAAGAATGGAAAGAGAAGTTGATAGTTACTGGGGCTGGAGCTGTGATAAGTCAGTCTGTCATTGTTTAGTTTTAGCTTCTATATTATTCATGCAGTAACTAAAATACCCTAGTGAAATAAGTTGTATGCAATGTAGTAACTAGCTAGATATATGTATGCACTTTTAAATGGTTCTTcaaaagcaaatgtgtaataaaCAGTCCACAGAGATGGGCTTGCAATTCTTACCACATAGCTAGTATGGGGACAATGCAAACCTTGTGCCTGGGTATTCCTGAAAGCTAGCCATGCCTCTGCCCGCAAATCAACAACTAGTAATACCTAGTACATCCAGTAGTGGAGAaaggaatgggacacaaaggaggacaaaggtaagtccataatgcatccactgtagctgctgtggttggcaaaaaggcacatcttgggccTAACCGACGTCAAACAGTCAAGCCCGCAGCTTATTCATAGTTGAACTATGTACATCGGACTGAAGGCATCTGTTAGCAGTCAGAAGAAAACCCAATATTTTCGAGAGCATTTATAATAAATAGAAAGGATAAGTGATTTTAAAAACCTCCTCAACCACAACTGCAACAATTTGGCATACCAAAAACCGGTAACTAAAAACATCAGTATTGTGTATAATACATACGGTGTGTATAGTGGAGTGGCAACTTCCAGAGGTGGTCTATTCAGACAGGGAACAGTCAATGATACACTACTAATATCACTAATGATAGACCCTACTCCCGACATGAAGCTATACCTGTCCCGCCACGTCTCATTCTTAATCAAATTACACTTTCCTCAATTACCAGGCTTTTACAATGATGATGCAAATGGCTGGTTATGAAAGGAAAGTCGAGGAAATGCTAACAAAAAGTGATTCAGATCATAGTACATGAGATTCTCACTGAATACACCTAGCAGAAGTCat
This genomic interval from Dysidea avara chromosome 15, odDysAvar1.4, whole genome shotgun sequence contains the following:
- the LOC136245732 gene encoding uncharacterized protein; this encodes MKTTATIIVILLGCVSQMVLGQEKVCSSFCTSLGMIESNPGKSCNDIYQINKASRGVSDDYWIQTATGTHQVYCDMELECGGHKGGWMRIADLDTSRGDDCPTGWMKVTTPTNVDVCRSTNNNPGCYQATYSTNGLSYNKVCGMARGYQKGLPDAFEAFTLQRRRTPINEAYVDGLSLTISGSPRKHIWSYGVGASGDNAINAACPCGFIRATDGRELVGPEPQEFVRGYYYCESGGDNAQTADYLTSDPLWDGEQCTGDSQCCHDPGMPWFTRQFPSSVTGDIEARICRDQTFNDEGILIDQLQLFVQ